A stretch of the Clostridiales bacterium genome encodes the following:
- a CDS encoding DUF1385 domain-containing protein, which yields MDKKTVAKFDVGGQAVLEGVMMRSPNATAVTVRRQDGTMVTKRTPFVPLKEKHPWTGIPFIRGAVNMATMLYYGMNTLEDSTKMLGLLDEEPTRFEKWLAAKLGKGVDKVVMGFAIILAVVLALGLFMALPAGVESLMINAGASPVAYTLVGGLLKILLLVGYMILCGFVPDVRRTFQYHGAEHKSVHCHESGKPLTPENAQEFSRLHPRCGTAFLLIVFMISILLFLVLNIVFPIKVYILRFLFHLAMLPIVAGCSYEILMKLAHSSGKAASILRWPGMQMQRLTTREPDSSMLECAIVSVNVVLNGFPEGCEKTPEGWAVFRDYRESEPGYKALAASEPGMDEGET from the coding sequence ATGGATAAAAAGACAGTTGCGAAGTTTGATGTTGGCGGCCAGGCAGTTCTTGAGGGAGTCATGATGCGGTCACCGAACGCTACAGCGGTTACGGTACGCCGCCAGGACGGTACCATGGTTACAAAGCGGACACCTTTTGTTCCGCTGAAGGAGAAGCATCCCTGGACCGGCATACCTTTCATCCGCGGAGCGGTCAATATGGCAACCATGCTCTACTACGGCATGAATACGCTCGAAGATTCCACGAAAATGCTGGGCCTTCTTGATGAAGAACCCACACGGTTCGAAAAATGGCTTGCGGCAAAGCTTGGGAAAGGCGTGGATAAAGTTGTGATGGGTTTTGCCATCATTCTGGCGGTGGTTCTGGCGCTGGGGCTGTTCATGGCTTTGCCGGCCGGTGTTGAATCTCTCATGATCAATGCGGGAGCAAGTCCGGTGGCTTATACGCTGGTGGGGGGGCTTCTCAAGATACTGCTCCTTGTCGGATATATGATTCTGTGCGGTTTTGTTCCGGATGTACGGCGGACATTCCAGTATCATGGTGCTGAACACAAATCGGTTCACTGCCATGAATCCGGAAAACCGTTGACTCCGGAAAATGCGCAGGAGTTCTCACGCCTTCATCCCCGCTGCGGAACGGCATTCCTGCTGATTGTATTTATGATCAGTATACTGCTTTTCCTCGTTCTGAATATCGTTTTCCCGATCAAGGTGTATATCCTTCGGTTCCTTTTCCATCTGGCAATGCTGCCGATTGTGGCAGGCTGCAGTTACGAAATACTGATGAAGCTGGCGCATTCGTCCGGAAAAGCGGCATCCATTCTCCGCTGGCCCGGGATGCAGATGCAGCGTCTGACCACCCGGGAACCGGACAGTTCCATGCTGGAATGCGCAATTGTTTCTGTCAATGTAGTTCTGAACGGGTTCCCGGAAGGATGCGAAAAGACACCGGAAGGCTGGGCAGTTTTCCGCGATTACCGTGAATCGGAGCCCGGATATAAAGCACTGGCAGCTTCCGAACCGGGTATGGACGAAGGGGAAACCTGA
- the rpmE gene encoding 50S ribosomal protein L31, whose amino-acid sequence MKENIHPQYGKCVVRCVCGETFETGSTKKEMKVDICSKCHPFYTGKQKLVDTGGRVDRFKKRFNIE is encoded by the coding sequence ATGAAGGAAAACATCCATCCCCAGTACGGCAAGTGTGTGGTTCGCTGCGTATGCGGTGAAACTTTTGAGACGGGTTCCACAAAGAAAGAGATGAAAGTGGATATCTGCTCCAAGTGCCATCCTTTCTATACCGGCAAGCAGAAGCTGGTAGATACTGGCGGTCGTGTTGATCGTTTCAAGAAACGTTTCAATATCGAGTGA